Proteins from a genomic interval of Medicago truncatula cultivar Jemalong A17 chromosome 3, MtrunA17r5.0-ANR, whole genome shotgun sequence:
- the LOC11421672 gene encoding polyadenylate-binding protein-interacting protein 12 produces MAVAENVGTKIDSSSENLDNSVVSSDSTEVVEKSKPKTDQNLNTNSVNTNVVGVINHQQQDSVPNGNHGFIAHQMSQMHGNGVQNQHLVDGYGGNGGESFKREMRDLEELLSKLNPMAEEFVPPSLVTNYHGYLAAGPNAGFGYPNNNFMLQNNFGNANANATANNGQINRRRKNGYNNAKRRVYHKMDMEKREEMIRRTVYVSDIDQQVTEEQLAALFLNCGQVVDCRVCGDPNSILRFAFVEFTDEVGARAALNLSGTMLGYYPLRVLPSKTAIAPVNPTFLPRSEDEREMCTRTIYCTNLDKKLTQADVKHFFESICGEVQRLRLLGDYHHSTRIAFVEFAVAESAIAALSCSGVVLGSLPIRVSPSKTPVRARAVRTPMH; encoded by the exons ATGGCGGTAGCTGAGAATGTTGGAACCAAAATCGATTCTTCCAGTGAGAATTTGGACAACAGTGTTGTTTCATCGGACTCAACTGAGGTTGTTGAGAAATCCAAACCCAAAACCGATCAGAATCTGAACACCAACTCCGTTAACACCAACGTTGTTGGTGTGatcaatcatcaacaacaagaCAGTGTTCCAAATGGTAACCATGGTTTCATCGCTCATCAAATGAGTCAGATGCATGGAAATGGGGTTCAGAATCAGCATTTGGTTGATGGGTATGGTGGGAATGGGGGTGAGAGTTTCAAGCGTGAAATGAGGGATTTGGAGGAGTTGCTGTCAAAGCTGAATCCTATGGCTGAGGAATTTGTGCCACCTTCACTGGTTACTAATTATCATGGCTACTTAGCTGCTGGACCTAATGCTGGGTTTGGTTACCCTAATAACAATTTTATGCTTCAGAATAATTTTGGAAATGCTAATGCTAATGCTACTGCTAATAATGGACAGATTAACAGAAGG AGGAAGAATGGCTATAATAATGCGAAGCGAAGAGTGTATCATAAGATGGATAtggagaaaagagaagagatgATTCGGAGGACTGTTTATGTGTCTGACATTGATCAACAG GTTACTGAAGAGCAGCTGGCAGCTCTCTTTCTTAACTGCGGCCAG GTTGTTGATTGCCGAGTATGCGGGGATCCCAATTCCATTCTTCGGTTTGCATTCGTTGAGTTTACTGATGAAG TTGGTGCTAGGGCTGCTTTGAACCTGTCTGGAACCATGCTTGGATATTATCCATTAAGAGTGCTGCCTTCAAAGACTGCTATTGCACCTgttaatccaacttttttgcCCAGG TCTGAAGATGAAAGAGAGATGTGCACCAGAACAATTTATTGCACAAATCTCGACAAGAAG CTTACTCAAGCAGATGTCAAGCACTTCTTTGAATCTATTTGTGGAGAG GTTCAACGTCTGAGGCTTCTTGGGGATTACCATCATTCAACTCGGATTGCTTTTGTGGAGTTTGCAGTG GCTGAGAGTGCAATTGCTGCACTGAGCTGTAGTGGTGTGGTTTTGGGTTCACTTCCCATAAG GGTAAGTCCATCAAAGACACCAGTCCGAGCTCGTGCAGTTCGTACTCCCATGCACTGA